The Acidobacteriaceae bacterium nucleotide sequence CCGAAGCTGACGGCTGAGCTGTGGAACGTGAACAACATCTACATCACCGAAAACGGCGCTTCCGCGCAGGACCACCCCAACCAGAACGGAGAGATTCTGGACGTCGACCGGATCATGTACCTCCGTAACTACCTCTCGCAGCTACAAAAAGCGATCGCCGAGGGTATCCCGGTGAAAGGCTACTTTGTCTGGAGCCTGATGGACAATTACGAGTGGAATGATGGCTACAACAAGCGTTTTGGGCTGGTTTATGTCGACTTTGCCACCCAGAAGCGCACGCTGAAGCTTTCGGCCAGGTTTTACAAATCGGTGATTCGAGAAAACCGGGTGATCTAGAGGCTTCACACGAAAGCGTGTCGAGGTATAATCAAGCTCATCGAAGGACAGTTGGCCGAGTGGCTGAAGGCGGCGGTTTGCTAAACCGTTATAGGACCAAAAGTTCTATCGGGGGTTCGAATCCCCCACTGTCCGCCAGATCAAAGTAGGCATCCAGCAAATGCCGAAGAAGCAAAGCAAAGTCCCCGCATACTGCGGGGACTTTGGCGTTTTAGTATGAAAAGTTCCGTCTAGAGAATGCACACGGATGCAGCGATTCGTAGAATTTTCTCCCTGAAGCCAGACTGGAGATTTCTCCGCAGAGACGTGTGAACTTCCGACAAGCCGACATATGAGGAGTAATCCCCACGCCTGTTATCAGAAAGCAGCGCTACGGAGATCTTTCTGAGCAGGACCCATCGCATCCCTGATGGTCTACTCAGCCGCTGCATCAATGCCAAAGACGGACGTTTTCAAAAGACTATTCGAAAGCGTCTTGAAACCTGGTAAGCCGGTCCCAAGCACCCGATTGAACAACACCGTAAGAAGGATTGGCTCCTCGTTCTGCCAGTTGCGTAATATCGGCGAAACTTGCCAACCTTCGCTAACAGCCCTATCAACATAGCTAATCAATGAGCCAGGTATCGTATTCAGAGCGTGGCGCTTCACAAAATCGCGGCGCTGTGACAAAGCGGCAGCATTCTTGACCACATTCGTGATCTCCCTTCGCACCTGTGGGATAGAAAAGTGCTCGAGCGCATGCAAAACTGCTTCCTCAGTTTTGGGACCTACTCGAACATCGGGGAGCCGGTAGCTATCCACCTCCTGCGCGACATGATCGAGAGCGTCATCGTAGGCAAGCATGCGCCACAGTTCCGCAACCGCTTGTTCATATTCTGGATCATCTTCGCGTGCATCGATAATCTCTCCCAGTAGCTTCATGACACTTGGGAATGACCGACCATTTGAATCACGAGCAAACTTCCAGTGAATGCGATGAGGGAAGTAGCTCCATCCGCCCTCTTTACCTAGCTCAATTGCCTGCGGAGGGGTCGTCTCCTCCATCCCAAGAATGCCTCGGTTGAACAGCCTTCCTAGCAGCGTCCCGGAAAGCGTTGAGGTGGTACACAAATTTAGGCCATCACTCTGTCGGAATCTTCCTTCCTCGCATGCTTCATCAGAAGCGAGCATGACGGCAAAAGCAATCACTGCATCGGCGTATTGGATATCGTCGTAACAAAAAGTTTGGTTCCGTTGGCTGGCATTGATGACAATTTCCCGAAGAGTAGAAAATCTCTGCCCCTCCTCCTGTGCCTGCTTCTCCAGACGCGCTCGATTCCTGGCCTGAAGGCACGATGTGCAGAGATGATCCCCGTAGACCTTAGCGGTGAACGTCGAACGAGACGAAAGCTCCTGCGGAGAATGGCAACCGTGACACCGAATGGAAGGATTCACAGCAATAGCCGCTAGTTTCACAAGTTTGGGGACGTCCTTCTTGGGAACCCCATGCAGCTCGGAGATGTCTTCAACAGAAGCACTCCATTTGAAGCGGCCATCCACCACGCCGCCGCTCCAATAATCGAGGGCGATCTGCCTATACTCCAGGTAGGCTTCTTCAAAGCATAGAAACGGATGTGCCATGAATTCCATAGGCTCCTGCATCCTATTTTAAGAGAACATCCCCGCTGGAAATCTGGGACTCTCTGTGGGTTTGGGCACAACCCCGATGCTTGGTGATGAGAGCCGGTCAACGCATTCACCGAAACGATTCCAGTACTGGCCTTGTACATCACTCCCCATAAACGCCGATTTCGTCAGTTGGCCAGTATCCGTCTCTGGTCTTCCCACTCGCTGGGTATCGTGAACAACTGCCGGCTGAGGAACAATGTTGACTGTAGTCGACCATCAATTATCTGTTCGATGATATCTGGAGCCAAGAACGCCAGAGGCAAGATCTTGCTGACATATCGCTCGTCATAGCTGTAGCTTGAGCAAGTGCTCGTTGATTGGGAACTTCGCCTTTCAGGATGAGCCTTAGCCACTCATGAGCGCGAGCCACAGCGTGAAGTAAGGGGGCGGTGTCGGCTCTATAGCCCCACATTCAGGTGATAGCACCAATCGGAGTGTGCCACCCTGGCGTTTCACATACGCTTTCGTCACTAGCTCGACCATCCGAGACTTCGCTAAGCTTTGATCTGGGATGCGCCCTCGGAGACGCTGCCGGAGGCTCGCACCGAAGCGATTGCCCTCCTCAAGCGCGAAAGTGATCGCAGCGCTGGCCGATGCGATGATCCTCAAGGGCATACCGGAGCATCTGAGATCGGACAACGGACCTGAGTTCATCGCGCATGATCTTCGCAAATGGCTTGCGGATACAGGAGCGAAGACGGCCTACATCGAACCCGGCTTCCCCTGGGAGAACGGCTACTGCAAGAGCTTCAACTCGAAGATGCGCGACGAGTTCCTGAATGGTGAGATCTTCTACTCGATGAAGGAACTCCGAGTGCTTGCTGAAGGCTGGCGCAGGCACGACAACACCGTCCGCCCACACTCCTCGCTGGGCTATCGCCCACCGGCACCAGAGGCATGGCTGGCATCGACCGCTCGGCAGGCGGAGGAGCCGCTCGCTTCGCTCACACTTCCTCCGCCTACCGTATCCTGCATCGATCCGATCTCGGAGATCGCTGCGCTACACTAACAATCCAACTGCTACAAAACATCGGTCAGGCCATTACAGCCGACATCACCCGACGCTGTTCCACAGAAAAACGCTTCTCCTTCTTCCAAAGCCTCCACCCTCGGAAGTTAGGTCTTGGTCTAAAACTAACATTCAGACTCGTTCAGAAATAACGTGGCCGATCAGCGATCAAAGAAAGGTTCACCTTAGCGTTTTCGGGACATACTGCGCCAGTCCCTTAGGTGAATCGGCATCTTGCGGCATGATGTGTCCGCCGGGAGCGAGGGGCACGGGCCCCAGCAAGAGCGGATCCTTCGTCTCATGCATCCATGCATCAAGGCGACGACGCAATCCCGGTAATTCGTCATGCACTCGAGACTCTCTACTTGCGATCAGATTGTTCTTTTCCTGAGGATCGAACGTAAGGTCGTAAAGTTCTTCGTGCGACACACTCGGCAAAGACTTCCAGCCACGCTCCATCCAGTACGTCTTGCTCAAGCTGTCATCGCAGTTCGGCGCCACAATGTTCTTGCGGTCATCGAAATGACGAATGTACTTCCACCGCTGTGTGCGCACCGAACGCTTCGGCTCGTACGCTGCGTGATACGTCACCTCCGCGAAGATGGCTTCATGAATCTCAGCCTTCGCGCCCTCAACAACCGGCAGAAAGGATGTACCCGTGTTCCAAGAGGCTCGCGGGATACCAAGATACTCACAAATTGTCGGAAAGACATCGACCTGCGAAAGCATCGCGTCGACCACCTTCGGCTCCGAGAACTGCGCAGGGCCTCGCATGATCAGTGAGACACCTGTGCCAGTATCACGCAAGCTGCACTTCATCTCGGGGAAGGCAATGCCGTGGTCGGTGGTGCTGATAATGAGAGTGTTCTCCAGAAGCCCAGCGCTCTCCAGCGCGTCGAGCACCTCCCCGACACCACGATCGAGGATGCGCGCGCTGGCATGAAAGCCAGCCATATCGCGGCGAACTTCCGGCACGTCCGGCAGAGGTGCAGGTGGCTGGATGAAGTCAGGATTGTCGACCGGCGCAGGATACTCACGATGCGTTTCAAAGAATCCAACATCGAGGAAGAATGGTTGCTGCGGGCGGCTCTTAATGTAGCCAGCGGCGGCAGGGGCGACATCCTTTGCGCTGCTCGTTGCGTGCTTAAGTATCTCGTCGTACCCAATCACCTTCGGATCTGCCGCGATGTGCTGCACCCCCGCGAGTACGGAGTGGTAGCCATGCTCGCGCAGCGTGTAGAGGATGTGCTGTCTGTAGTCATGCAAAGACCAGCCAAGGTGAGCAAGGCCGAGCATACCGGAGGCATGAGAGGGCTGCCCCGTGAGCAACGCCGCACGACTCGGCGAGCACGTCGGGCATGCGCTATGCATATTGCGGAACAGAACGCCCTCTCGCGCCAGACGATGAATGTTCGGCGTTGGCACGTTATGCCCGTAAGGCCGCAGATAGCGTCCTGAATCATGCGAATGCAAATAGACGATGTTGTACTTCCCTGCTGCCGCAGGCGATTGCGCGGATGCTTTGCGACCAAGCACGTTTGCAATCACCGCGGCAGCGGCCGATGCCTTCACAAACTGGCGACGTGAACTTCCGTTGGACTCCATGTCTCTCCTTAAAACTCGAGCTTCAGCGCCACCTGCAGCACGCGTGGCGAAGATGTTGAACTGATCACGCCGGCAGTAGCCGTACCGATCGTGGCCGCAGGGTTCGCAAAGTTGGCACGATTGAGGGTATTGAAAGCTTCGCCGCGAAGATCTGCGCTGAAGCGATCGGAGATGATGAAGCGACGCTCGACCGTCATGTCTACATCGAAATATCCGGGGCCAGTGAGGATGCCCGTGCCGGAGTTTCCGAAGGTGTACGCTGCAGGAGCCACAAAGGCGCTTGTATCGAAGTAATGCGTCAGAGTCTTGCCGGTGCTTAGCTTGCCCGAGGCAATGCGGTTCGGGCGCTGCGTGCCGCCGCCTGACGAGTTCGATACATTGCTACCGTAGAAGACCGTGAACGGCGAGCCAGAGTGTAGCGACCAGATGCTGCTGAGATTCCACGGTCCAACAATGTACGACAGCGGACCATGCGAAAGGAACTGACGACCGCGGCCGAAGGGCAGTTCGTAAACCTCGTTGATCACAAGGGTGTGACGATAATCATCCGGCGTCGGGCCATAGTTGCAACGCAGGCACTGTGCATCCTGAATGTCAGAGTTACCGCTGCCATTCGGGTTACCCACGTCCGAGAGATACTTTGCGTAGGTGTACGAAGCGCCGAAGTTCAGACCACGCGAAGTACGCTTCTCAAGGTGAACCTGCAGGCTGTTGTAGTTCGCGTCGCCACCGGCAGTACGATAGCCCACGTTCACTAGATTCGGATTGATGCTGTAGTACGGACGCAGCGTGTTCACGTTCGTCGCAGCGCCAGGGCGTGACTGATTGATGTTGAGGCTATTGATGAGCAAGTGCTCTGAACGAGTGCCCACATATGCCACATCAGCATAGATATCCGAACGCAACTCACGCTGCACGCCAAGGCTGTACTGGATGACGCCGGTCTGGCGCGTGTTCACATCCCACGCAGTCGGGCTACCGGTTGAGATCGCAGCGGTGTTGGTCGGATCCGGCTGAACCGGGGTCGTGAAGCCGTTACTCAATAACGTGACCGGCGCGGCCGTGGAGCTTGTCGTGATGGTCTGCGCAAAGTAATACGGCAGGTTCTTATAAAGCTGAGCACCACCGGCAAGCGTATCAACGTAGGAAATTCCGAAGCCAGAACGAATCACGGTCTTCTTATTCTTATCGAGGCTGTACGAGAGACCAACGCGCGGCGAGAACGTATTGAAATCAAAGTTGCGCAGACGGCGACTGTTGCCATTGAGCCCGGCAACCTTCATCGTGCCTGATGCCAGATCGAAGTTTGCCCAGTGGTTGTGAACCTCATACGGAGGCGCACTGATCTCGTAGCGAGCTCCATACTCCAATGTGAGGCGGTCAGAAACGCGCCATGTGTCCTGAATGTACGGGGCAAGCTGGAAGGTTCGCATGCCAAACTCGCCAGTGAGAATGTTCCGACTGGCTGCGTCCGTTGCGCCGAGCGCAAAGTCCGCCAGTGCCGAAGCCGCACCCGTTGTACCGATCTGGCGTGTGAACTGACCATTGAAGTCATATGTGCCGCGCACCGGGAACGCCGAGAAGCCGTTGAAGCGATGACGAAGGAAGAGTATGCCAGCCTTCACCGTATGGCGCCCCGAGGTGTGGATCACATCGCCGTCGTACTGGAAGGTTGTGATGAAGCTGTTCTCCGGATACGAGGAGCTATCGCCCAGCGTCGAGAGCCCTAAGATCGTGAAGCCGGGCAACCCGCCCGCGAGCGAGTTGTAGTTAATGCCCGGAATCCCGATCGCTGTTGCGGCAGCATACGGTTGGCCAAGCGGAGTGACCTCTGCGCGCCAACGCACGATCGCAGCATGAGCCTCGAGCAGTGTCTTCGGCGTGAAGATGTGGGAGTAACCAAGCGTAGCCGATTGCGTGCGAACCGGAGTATCGGTACCGTTGCCGCCTGTGGCGACATACGGACCAATGCTCGCGGCAGCACTTGCAAGGGTGCGCACAGTGCCGGGCGCTATCTGCTCCGTCTGGTCAAAAGAGTACTTGCCGAAGATGCGATCGCCATTGTGGAAGTTCTGATCGATGCGCACATCAAACTGATTATCCTTCAACGTCGTTGCGGGTGTGATGGTGTAGTTGTTCGTCGCGCTGCTCGTCGTATTCGCAGGCAGGCTGTTGATGAGGTTGATGGCTGCAGGGTCCAAGGAACTCGTGATGATATTGCTCGCATAGGCCGCACGCGTTGTCACGCCGCCTGTAGTCGTCGTTGAGAACGGGTTATAGAGCTGCGTACCTAGCGCGGAAAAGTTACCTGTACGCACCATGTTGCGTTGAACGTCCGTCGGCAGTGTCGACGTATAAGTATTCGGCACGGACTGACGAATTCCCTGATAGTCCACAAAGAAAAATGTCTTGTCCGAAACGATGGGGCCACCGAAAGTTCCGCCGAAAACGTTACGGTGATACGCCGCGCGAGCAATGTTGCTCTGCTTCGCAAAGTAGCTATTTGCATTCATCACGTTATTGCGCAGAAACTCCCATGCGCTGCCGTGGAAGCGATTGCTACCAGACTTTGTGGTGACCGTTGTGATCGCGCCTGCAGCTTCACCGAATTCTGCATTGAAGTTGCTGGTCATCACGCGATACTCCTGAATCGAGTCCACGATGGGCACAAGCACAAGCGTGTTCAACCACTGGTTGCGGTCGTAGATACCGTCGATCAAGTAGGAGTTCGCCGCCGCAATCGCACCGTTAACGCTGTAGTTTGCGCCACCACGAATGGAGTATGCGCTTGCCCCCTCAGCGAGGTTTAAAGCCGAGCCAGTATGTGCACCGGGCGTCAGCAGTACAAGGTCCGTAAAGTTGCGCGTGGCTAGAGGAAGCGCTACCATCTGCTTCGAATCAACAAGCGATGAAACAACACCGCTCTGCGTCTGCAGCAACGATGCAGCCTCAGATACATTGACCGTTTCTGTGGCGCTACCTACAACGAGCTTGAGGTCAACATTCAGCGTGGATGCGCTGGAGAGCGTGAGATCACTGCGGTCAAGCTTCTGGAAGCCAGCTTTCTCTACCGTGATGATGTACGAACCAGCAGGCAGTGAAGCCGCAGTGTATTGACCTACAGAGTTTGTCGTCACGATACGGTGCAGATCCGTCGAGGTATTGACCAACGTGACATTCGCGCCGGGAACTGCAGCACCTGAAGCGTCAGCAACGACGCCGACGATTGATCCAGTTTGCTGCGCCAGTAGAGGCACAGAAACGAAGATGAAAAGCAGGAAGAAACGAATAAAACGCGACAAGATACAGCCTCCAAAAGATGCAGGAATTAGGCGATCGCACCTGAGTACGTCGTCTTTTATGAAATTGAGTGGGATTTACAGCGAAGGGTTATGCCAAGCAAACAGCACAGCCTTCAAGCGATCGGCCGCTGGACGACATCGCGGATCCACCGCGAGGTTCCGCAACTCCATCGGGTCCGCCTTCAAGTCGTAGAGTTCATCGCGATCATTCAATCGATAGATGTACTTCATGTAGCCTTCGCGCACCATGTATTTTGCGCGTGGCTTACCGAGTTCATACTCCGCAAAGACCGGCCCAGCCTCGAACGTGCTCTCAGGCTTTTTTACCAAGGTGGCAAAGCTCACACCGTCATTTGGCTGCACCAGCTTCACGCCAGCGAGGGACGTTAGCGTTGCGGAGAGTGATACCTGGCTGAGTGGCACATGCGCTACCCCAGCATCGCCACCCGGAACATGGATGAGCAACGGAACACCGCAGGATCCTTCATAGAATTCGAATTTCTGCCACAGGCCGAGGTCACCAAGCATCTCACCGTGATCTGAGGTGTAGCAGATGATCGTATCGCGGTCGTGACCTGTGTCCTTCAGCGCTTGCATCACCTGGCCAAGCGCATCGTCCATCTGAGCGAGGTTCGCGTAGTAGAACGCGATATGCCTCTTCGCCTGCTCAGGATCTCGCACCTCGGGCGTTGGGTTGTTGTACTGAATCCCCTTCACCACCTCGCGCGGAAGCGTACTCAAATCAGCCTTGCCCCAGCTCGCGGGCAGGTGCATGTCTTCAGGCCTGAACATATCTGCAAAACGCTGCGCGGGCATGAAGGGATCGTGCGGCTTGAGGAAGGATGTAATGAGGAAGAACGGGCCGCCCTCCTCACGATGCTGATGCAAGAAGCGAACAGATTCGCGCGCCACAAACGAGTCGAACTGATCCTGCTCTGGAATCTTGGAGACACGCCCGTTGTGCACGAAGCCTTCACGATCATCCTTCTCGCGAACACCCTTCCAAGGATCGCCTTCGTCCTTCCAGAGAGAATCAATCTCAGGCAAGCCTGATCCCGAGTTCGGAATCGCCAACTCATCGGCATAGAGCTTCACCTTCGGCCCTAAGTATTGCAACCAGTCATTGAACTCAAGGCGATAGTCGAAACCATGTGTCTGCGCATCAACCCAGTGCATCTTGCCGATGAGAGCTGTCGTGTATCCCGCAGCTCCAAAGTGGTGCGCCATGGTCTTATGATTCGACGAAAAACCATGAGCGTTGTCCTGCGCCTCGTGATGATGACTGTAGAGGCCTGTCAGAATCGAGGCACGCGACGGTGTGCAGACGGGATTCGTGCAGTAAACGTCCGTGAAGCGCACACTTCGTTCAGCCAACGCATCAAGGTGCGGCGTCTTCGCGACGTTGTCGCCATAGGCGCCCATGCAACTACGCTTGTGCTGATCGGACATCAGCAGCAAAACGTTAGGGCGCTTTTCAGCGCTTGCCCAATCCAGCTGTGGGAAGGAAGTTGTAATCGCGGCAAGAATACTTGCCTTCAGAAGGTCGCGTCTGTCCATGGTCTTGCCCTGAACACCCACTAAGGAAGCGATCTCAAACGCTTTAACCTAATGGTGCTCGGATTGTTGTGCTGTGCAATCAACGCACGCACGCGCGCGTCCTCAACGTCAGAGAGACGGAGTGCAACAACAGCTACAACAATTCTGGCAAAGGAAAACCATCTGCCCTAAGTATGGCACAGATGTGCGCTCAGCATCGCCTTACGATGCTGAGCGGGATCCAGAACGCCCTTGGAGTGGATCAAGTACAGTACATTCGCGATACCTCCCTACGAGAGATGGGAGACCTCGGCGAGTAATCCCGACGAGGCTCCTCGGTTAGAAGGCAAGATGCAGCGCGAACTGCAAGACTCGAGATTGATTATCTCCAGCCTGCAGCGCAGAGATCGTACCGAACGCGCTGTTGCCGAAGGTTGTATTTGGGTTTGCAAGGTTTGCATGGTTCAGCACGTTGAGCGCCTCCGCACGAAACTGAAGCTTCGTGCTCTTCACAAGCGCAAACTCCTTCAACAGAGACGCATCGAGCAGTGTCGTTCCTGGACCACTGCCGAAGCTGCGCGGAGCGTTGCCAAAGGTGTAGTTCGCGTTAGCCGTAAAAGCCGCAGTGTTGAACCATTTGCTGATTTTGTCATTGCGCGATCGCGAGGCCGCAACAGCGTTTGGATCACTCGTCAGGTTCGGCCTCACAGCACCGGAGTACGTACCCGTGTTGTTTGTCGCGTCATACACTTCGAGAGGTGAGCCCGAGTGAATTTCGAAGATGCCGCCCAGTGTCCAGCCGCCGACGACTTCATCCAGCCAACGAGAGTTGACGTTCACGAGCTTGCCTCGACCGAACGGAAGGTTATAGAGCGCGTTCGCGATCAGACGATTCCTGACATCGTTCGCGGAGAGTCCACGCCACGCCGCAGGATGGTAGTAGTCAGTAATTGTTCCACTCGTTTGGCCAACGTTGCTACGAGCATCCACATTGTCGATGTACTTCGACCATGTGTAGTTCGCACCAAATTGCAAGCCAGACTTCGCCCTACGCTGAATCCCGATGTTGAGGCCGTTATAGCTTGAGGCACCGTAATCCTTTGCGAGGATGCTCACGTTGTTGAACTGCGGAAAGGGACGCAACGTTTGCTTATTGCTCGTCGTCGCAAGGAGCACCATCTTGTCGGGAGCAACCTGGTTGGTGTTGATCGAACTCGTCGCGGAGAGATGGTGACCGAAGGATCCCAGATAGCCCACCTCAACAAGCAGCGTCGGTGTGATCTGACGCTGCACGTTGAGGTTGCTCTGATAGATGTAGCCGGTGATGCGGTTCCTGTTGAAGTAATCCGGCGCCTGTGTCGGCTGACTGCCGACCGTCACCGCTCCGAAGGACGAGTTGAGCTGCAAATCAGTGGGCACTGACGCCTTGCCTGTGCCATCCGTTGCGTTGTTCTTGAGCAGAAAGGCAGGAGTACCGCTCACGGTATCCGTCGAGGTCAAGGAGATCGATTTGGAGAAGCCCGTGTACGCCACGATCGGCGTCGCCTGATCGTATTCACCGGGGTAAAGGATCGCGCCACCACCACGCACCACGGTGTTGTCGTCTACCTTGTACGAGAAGCCGAGGCGTGGACCAACATTGTTCAGATCCCACTGATGTGCGTAGCGAGTCAGTCCATTGCGTCCTGAGAACGTGATGACACCAGGCGTTCCTGACACGGGATTCAGCGTTGTTGGATCAAACGAGTTCTGACGATTTTGATCCTCCCAACGTGGCGTGTCCACGTCATAGCGAACGCCAAGATTCAGCACGAGACGAGGTGTGATTCTCCAGTCATCCTGAAAGAACGCAGCCCAACCATAGGCCGTAGTGTTCAATCGCAGCGTGTCATTTAGCGTGCCGCTATTCACGCGCCCCATCAGCAGATTGGCAAGACTGCCCAACGCCGTAGACGAGCTCACACCAAGATTTGTGAAGCCGAAGGCGCCGCCTGCTGAAGGACGATACACGTCCGAATTCTTCGAGGTGCGCCACTCCACACCAGCCTTGAACTGATGCTTGCCGCGCACAAATGTCACGTGATCGGTGTATTCGTCGCTGAGGATCGGCACCTGTAGGCGCTCTTGTTGAGAGTAGCCAAGTGTCGCCAATCCAGAAAGAGTAACCGTTGGGAAGAAGGAAGCGTCCGTTCCCTTCAATCCCACTTGATCAGCCAGTGCTGTGTTCGCCCCCAGCGAATAAGCCAAGGCCTTGCGCTGCGTGAACGTGACGCGCAGTTCGTTGATCACCGAAGGGCTGAAGTTATGGATCCAGGTAGCGAGCTCGTTGTAGTAGTAGTTGTCGCTCCGATTGCCATAAGAGTCCGTTCCAGGCGTCGGAAAGATGGCAGTTGTGTTCGAGGTATCTACCTGCGCGAGAAAGTGTCCATACAGACGATCGTTAGGTCCAATAATGTGGTCGATACGACCGGTGTAGGCATTGACGATCGCGGTCGTCGGATCATTCACGCGGTAGTTGTTCGTGTTCGCAGCCGCACCACTCACGTTTGGGTTCGGAAAGAACGCGGCCAACTTCACACCTACGGGATCCAGAACGCTCGATGGCAGCTTGTTCAACGTGCCGTCATCACCCACCGCCTGCAATCCAGTGTAGGGGTTCGTCACTACTGTGCTGAACGCCGAGAAATCGCCAGCACGTTCCGCAGCCGTTGGCACGTTCGCCGTCACCGTGGTCGACTTCGTCGAACGACGACCTTCATAGGTGAAAAAGAAGTGCGTTCGATCACGGATGATCGGACCACTAAAGCTCGCGCCGAAGAGGTTATAACGAAGGCGCGGCTTGGTCGTCGCAAAGTATGGAGTCGCTTGAATTGCATCGTTGCGAATGTACTCGTACGCCGAACCGTGGAAATGATTGGTTCCGGAGCGAGTCGTCATCTGCAGCACACCACCGCCGCTGCGACCGAGCTCGGCTTCATAGTTGCTGAGCGCGAGATTGAACTCCTGCAATGCCTCGATAGGAGGATCGAAGGAAAGCGTCGGAACACCTTGCAACAGATTTTGCGCGGTTCCACCGTCAATGAGATAGTTGGCGTTGCCGCCGCGACCGCCAGCAATGGAGAACGTTGCGCTACTACCACTGTTGCTACCAACGACGAATCCGCTCAAGCGTTGCAGTTGCGATGCTCGCCTATCCAACAGCGGCATATCCACGACGGTCTCGTTCTCGATGACCTTGCTAATGGTTGAGCTCTCGGTTTGCACGAGCGGAGTCTCAGCAGACACATCAATCGTCTGGTTCACAGCGCCTGCATGCAGAACGATATCCGCCACCGACGCGTTGCCCGTGAGAACAATCACTCCGCGCGTAATCTTCGTCTCAAATCCATCATGTTCCACCTTCACGTCATAATGGCCGGGAACAAGAAGCGGAAAGACGTAGTGGCCATCCGGCTTTGACTGCGATGTTTGCACCGCGCCGGTTTCAACCTGCTTGATAGTAACCTTCGCGTTGGCGACAACAGCGTTTTGTTCGTCCGCGATCACCCCTGAGAT carries:
- a CDS encoding TonB-dependent receptor: MIADEQNAVVANAKVTIKQVETGAVQTSQSKPDGHYVFPLLVPGHYDVKVEHDGFETKITRGVIVLTGNASVADIVLHAGAVNQTIDVSAETPLVQTESSTISKVIENETVVDMPLLDRRASQLQRLSGFVVGSNSGSSATFSIAGGRGGNANYLIDGGTAQNLLQGVPTLSFDPPIEALQEFNLALSNYEAELGRSGGGVLQMTTRSGTNHFHGSAYEYIRNDAIQATPYFATTKPRLRYNLFGASFSGPIIRDRTHFFFTYEGRRSTKSTTVTANVPTAAERAGDFSAFSTVVTNPYTGLQAVGDDGTLNKLPSSVLDPVGVKLAAFFPNPNVSGAAANTNNYRVNDPTTAIVNAYTGRIDHIIGPNDRLYGHFLAQVDTSNTTAIFPTPGTDSYGNRSDNYYYNELATWIHNFSPSVINELRVTFTQRKALAYSLGANTALADQVGLKGTDASFFPTVTLSGLATLGYSQQERLQVPILSDEYTDHVTFVRGKHQFKAGVEWRTSKNSDVYRPSAGGAFGFTNLGVSSSTALGSLANLLMGRVNSGTLNDTLRLNTTAYGWAAFFQDDWRITPRLVLNLGVRYDVDTPRWEDQNRQNSFDPTTLNPVSGTPGVITFSGRNGLTRYAHQWDLNNVGPRLGFSYKVDDNTVVRGGGAILYPGEYDQATPIVAYTGFSKSISLTSTDTVSGTPAFLLKNNATDGTGKASVPTDLQLNSSFGAVTVGSQPTQAPDYFNRNRITGYIYQSNLNVQRQITPTLLVEVGYLGSFGHHLSATSSINTNQVAPDKMVLLATTSNKQTLRPFPQFNNVSILAKDYGASSYNGLNIGIQRRAKSGLQFGANYTWSKYIDNVDARSNVGQTSGTITDYYHPAAWRGLSANDVRNRLIANALYNLPFGRGKLVNVNSRWLDEVVGGWTLGGIFEIHSGSPLEVYDATNNTGTYSGAVRPNLTSDPNAVAASRSRNDKISKWFNTAAFTANANYTFGNAPRSFGSGPGTTLLDASLLKEFALVKSTKLQFRAEALNVLNHANLANPNTTFGNSAFGTISALQAGDNQSRVLQFALHLAF